The following coding sequences are from one Streptomyces sp. NBC_01485 window:
- a CDS encoding SDR family NAD(P)-dependent oxidoreductase, whose amino-acid sequence MSDTSASRNEPEAVVAKVLVVGGSGGIGSAVCRALADDGRDVALTYHRNKEAALRTYEDVVARGRSASVHALELTDETAAADLVAELGAQAPLGGLVYAAGPFAAMQYVSETSPGRFREQVAQDAVGFFNVLQPLLPQLRLTSGAVVAVTTAALRRYAKRDVLSVGPKAAVEAVVRAVAAEEGRYGVRANCVGAGAIEAGMWDELKGRYFPDEVLETTLRAIALRRFGTAQDIAAAVGFLMSPRADWITGQSLGVDGGYGL is encoded by the coding sequence ATGTCGGACACATCGGCTTCCCGGAACGAGCCGGAGGCCGTCGTCGCCAAGGTGCTCGTCGTGGGCGGCTCCGGAGGCATCGGCAGCGCGGTCTGCCGCGCCCTCGCCGACGACGGCCGTGACGTGGCACTCACCTATCACCGCAACAAAGAGGCCGCCCTGCGGACATACGAGGACGTGGTGGCACGGGGCCGCAGCGCGTCGGTCCATGCCCTCGAACTGACCGACGAGACCGCGGCCGCCGATCTCGTCGCGGAACTCGGTGCGCAGGCACCGCTCGGCGGCCTTGTCTACGCCGCAGGTCCCTTCGCGGCCATGCAGTACGTGTCCGAGACCTCACCCGGCCGGTTCCGGGAACAGGTCGCCCAGGACGCGGTGGGGTTCTTCAACGTCCTTCAGCCGCTCCTGCCCCAGTTGCGCCTCACCTCCGGAGCGGTGGTCGCCGTGACCACCGCCGCGCTGCGCCGGTACGCGAAGAGGGACGTCCTCTCGGTCGGTCCCAAAGCGGCCGTCGAAGCGGTCGTACGCGCGGTCGCCGCCGAGGAGGGACGGTACGGAGTACGGGCCAACTGTGTCGGCGCCGGCGCGATCGAGGCGGGCATGTGGGACGAGCTCAAGGGACGCTACTTCCCTGATGAAGTACTGGAGACCACGTTGCGCGCCATCGCCCTGCGCCGGTTCGGTACCGCCCAGGACATCGCCGCGGCGGTCGGTTTCCTGATGTCCCCGCGGGCCGACTGGATAACCGGGCAGTCCCTGGGGGTCGACGGCGGATATGGCCTCTGA
- a CDS encoding MarR family winged helix-turn-helix transcriptional regulator has product MGDTGGVGGTPGAAGGRESAEIRQGVVRLARRLSAERPAEGLSLNKSSVLAHLRRGGPMSAGALAAADHQQPQSLTRVFAELERDGLISRARDEHDGRQRVLELTETGRDALAEDMARRDAWLDVALADLTETERQVLLLAARLFRRLADSPAELPAPAPRPAPRSSPSPAPRSSPPPTPRSSPWPSPPPSPSP; this is encoded by the coding sequence GTGGGGGACACGGGTGGCGTGGGCGGCACCCCTGGAGCGGCCGGCGGCCGAGAGTCCGCCGAGATCCGGCAGGGGGTCGTGCGGCTCGCGCGCCGGCTCAGCGCCGAGCGGCCGGCGGAGGGGCTGAGCCTCAACAAGAGCAGCGTCCTCGCGCATCTGCGGCGAGGCGGGCCGATGTCCGCCGGGGCCCTGGCGGCGGCCGATCACCAGCAGCCGCAGTCCCTCACCCGGGTCTTCGCCGAACTCGAACGGGACGGGCTGATCAGCCGTGCCCGGGACGAACACGACGGCCGGCAGCGGGTGCTGGAGCTGACGGAGACCGGCAGGGACGCCCTCGCCGAGGACATGGCGCGGCGCGACGCCTGGCTCGACGTGGCCCTCGCCGACCTCACCGAGACCGAACGCCAGGTGCTGCTGCTCGCCGCCCGCCTGTTCCGGCGGCTCGCCGACTCCCCGGCCGAACTGCCCGCCCCCGCACCCCGACCCGCACCCCGATCTTCACCCTCACCCGCACCCCGATCTTCACCCCCACCCACACCCCGATCTTCACCCTGGCCCTCACCCCCGCCCTCACCTTCACCCTGA
- a CDS encoding FUSC family protein, whose translation MLSFWVRLRQSLRQALHRALHFDPGGRLLRATALGMTTVLGTYGWSLWIENRAGLYVDSVVQAVVISSAFARVQRVHDRTDRLIACLVLPCAAAGGMELTTLIHDHPDAGDVLFTLGVAASVWVRRFGIRATRAGTLVVLPLVAVLVVPGGVAPAQGHAPTGWAALTALFAVAWGTVVTWVGHRTGLVPRPPSASVAAMPVPDRPGLRASTRMALQSAAALGAAFALGRALWPDHWTWVVLTAFLVGSGARSRGDVLVKGVWRTLGAVAGTVVAGAVAGSFGPRSDTVVVIIFSVLAVATWLRELSYAYWAGCVTAVLSLLYDWFGQDPGSLLHTRLAGIAVGAVLGIAASWLVLPIRTSGTVRSRTAAALAGLGEVLSADPHDTRAVRVTRARFLFRLEQLKLAAAPLRVAESLPVPSAPAARWRKGGLAILAAPAALGRCAEPLGAYATAVTAAPDAVAADPGLSLRLREVAAHGVAVRRAIGRRPTPAPVTSDDGTTVNSADGTTVDPAGDGTAPEVLPGRESPAASPAPGDRSDPTAPSTPLAAPAGPEAPADGTRSPEVATAHAALDAISLQLDTLTELFGHPPTAPAPTPVPARAASG comes from the coding sequence ATGCTTAGTTTCTGGGTGCGGCTGCGTCAAAGTCTCCGCCAGGCTCTCCACCGCGCTCTCCACTTCGACCCCGGCGGCCGTCTGCTGCGCGCCACCGCACTCGGCATGACCACCGTGCTCGGCACCTACGGCTGGTCGCTGTGGATCGAGAACCGGGCCGGTCTGTACGTCGACAGCGTCGTCCAGGCCGTGGTGATCTCCTCGGCCTTCGCCCGCGTCCAGCGCGTCCACGACCGGACCGACCGGCTGATCGCCTGCCTGGTGCTGCCCTGCGCGGCGGCCGGCGGCATGGAACTGACCACGCTGATCCACGACCACCCCGACGCCGGCGACGTCCTGTTCACCCTGGGTGTCGCCGCCTCCGTCTGGGTACGCCGGTTCGGGATCCGGGCGACCCGGGCCGGCACGCTGGTGGTGCTGCCACTGGTCGCCGTCCTGGTCGTGCCCGGCGGCGTCGCCCCCGCGCAGGGACACGCGCCCACCGGCTGGGCGGCGCTGACCGCGCTGTTCGCGGTCGCCTGGGGGACGGTGGTCACCTGGGTCGGCCACCGCACCGGTCTGGTCCCCCGCCCGCCGTCCGCCTCGGTGGCCGCGATGCCCGTACCGGACCGTCCCGGCCTGCGGGCCAGTACCCGCATGGCCCTGCAGTCGGCGGCCGCGCTGGGCGCCGCGTTCGCGCTCGGGCGGGCGCTGTGGCCGGACCATTGGACGTGGGTCGTGCTCACCGCGTTCCTGGTCGGCAGCGGGGCGCGCAGCCGGGGAGACGTTCTGGTCAAGGGCGTCTGGCGGACCCTGGGCGCGGTGGCGGGCACGGTGGTCGCGGGGGCGGTCGCCGGTTCCTTCGGCCCACGCTCGGACACCGTGGTCGTCATCATCTTCAGCGTCCTCGCCGTCGCCACCTGGCTGCGCGAGCTGAGCTACGCGTACTGGGCGGGCTGCGTCACCGCGGTGCTCTCCCTGCTCTACGACTGGTTCGGCCAGGATCCCGGAAGCCTGCTGCACACCCGGCTGGCGGGGATCGCGGTCGGCGCGGTGCTGGGGATCGCCGCCTCCTGGCTCGTCCTGCCCATCCGCACCTCGGGGACGGTACGATCCCGCACCGCGGCGGCCCTGGCCGGCCTCGGCGAGGTCCTGTCGGCCGACCCGCACGACACCCGGGCGGTACGGGTGACCCGGGCCCGCTTCCTGTTCCGGCTGGAGCAACTGAAGCTGGCGGCAGCCCCGTTGCGCGTCGCGGAGTCGCTCCCGGTGCCGTCGGCACCGGCCGCGCGGTGGCGGAAGGGCGGTTTGGCGATCCTGGCGGCACCGGCCGCGCTGGGACGGTGCGCCGAGCCGCTGGGCGCCTACGCCACGGCGGTCACGGCGGCGCCGGACGCGGTCGCCGCCGACCCCGGGCTGTCGCTTCGGCTCCGGGAGGTCGCGGCGCACGGGGTAGCGGTCCGCCGCGCGATCGGACGCCGCCCGACCCCGGCACCGGTCACGTCCGACGACGGTACGACCGTGAACTCGGCCGACGGCACGACCGTGGATCCGGCCGGGGACGGCACGGCACCCGAGGTACTGCCCGGCCGGGAATCCCCGGCGGCGTCGCCGGCCCCGGGGGACCGGTCGGACCCGACGGCCCCGTCGACCCCCCTGGCGGCCCCGGCGGGCCCCGAAGCCCCGGCCGACGGTACCCGATCGCCCGAGGTGGCCACCGCCCACGCCGCCCTGGATGCGATCAGCCTCCAACTCGACACCCTCACCGAGCTGTTCGGCCATCCCCCGACCGCCCCCGCGCCGACCCCGGTCCCGGCGCGGGCGGCCTCGGGCTGA
- a CDS encoding acyl-CoA dehydrogenase family protein — protein MLPLGVATRRSPWMTEELSALRDLARSFCAKEIAPYRAHWEETGQVDRELWHRAGAVGLLCLSVPEQYGGGGGGIAHEAIIHEERARVGDTGWGVGVHNSVAAHYLSAYGTQEQRRRWLPRMATGDLVAAIAMTEPGAGSDLKGIRTAAVRHGDHYVVDGSKTFITNGRQADLIIVVVRTRPGTDRSGLSLLVVETAQAAGFSRGPALAKVGMKAQDTCPLFFDGVRVAADNLLGGVEGQAFAQMMQQLPRERLVVAIDCVAVMEQALASTVEYVKQRTAFDRELIRFQNTRMKLAEAATEVTVTRTFIDECIQRFDSGALDDATASMAKWWASDRLGRVVDECVQLFGGYGYMTEYPIARAFADARVQRIFGGTNELMKELIARSL, from the coding sequence ATGCTGCCACTCGGTGTGGCCACCCGCAGGTCACCGTGGATGACCGAAGAACTGTCCGCGCTGCGTGATCTGGCACGCTCCTTCTGCGCGAAGGAGATCGCCCCGTACCGGGCCCACTGGGAGGAGACCGGCCAGGTGGACCGGGAGCTGTGGCACAGGGCCGGTGCCGTCGGTCTGCTCTGCCTGAGCGTGCCCGAACAGTACGGCGGCGGAGGCGGCGGCATCGCTCACGAGGCGATCATCCACGAGGAGCGCGCCAGAGTCGGCGACACCGGCTGGGGTGTCGGCGTGCACAACAGTGTGGCGGCCCACTACCTCTCCGCCTACGGCACACAGGAGCAACGACGGCGTTGGCTGCCGCGCATGGCCACGGGTGACCTGGTGGCCGCGATCGCGATGACCGAACCCGGTGCCGGCTCCGATCTCAAAGGCATCAGGACCGCGGCCGTCAGGCACGGCGATCACTACGTCGTCGACGGCTCGAAAACCTTCATCACCAATGGCCGCCAGGCCGACCTGATCATCGTGGTGGTACGTACCCGACCTGGCACCGACCGTTCCGGACTGTCCCTGTTGGTGGTGGAGACGGCACAGGCGGCCGGGTTCAGCCGTGGTCCGGCGCTCGCCAAGGTGGGGATGAAGGCGCAGGACACCTGCCCGTTGTTCTTCGACGGTGTCAGGGTCGCGGCCGACAACCTGCTGGGCGGCGTCGAAGGACAGGCGTTCGCCCAGATGATGCAGCAACTGCCGCGCGAACGGCTGGTCGTGGCCATCGACTGCGTGGCCGTCATGGAGCAGGCTCTGGCCTCCACCGTCGAATACGTCAAACAGCGGACAGCGTTCGACCGCGAACTGATCCGGTTCCAGAACACCCGGATGAAACTGGCCGAGGCGGCCACCGAGGTGACCGTCACCCGCACCTTCATCGACGAGTGCATCCAGCGGTTCGACAGCGGCGCACTGGACGACGCCACAGCCTCGATGGCCAAGTGGTGGGCCTCGGACCGGCTGGGCCGCGTGGTCGACGAATGCGTACAGCTCTTCGGCGGCTACGGATACATGACGGAGTACCCGATCGCGCGCGCCTTCGCCGACGCCCGGGTGCAGCGCATCTTCGGCGGCACGAACGAGCTGATGAAAGAGCTCATCGCCCGCTCCCTGTGA